A region of Candidatus Acidiferrales bacterium DNA encodes the following proteins:
- the ndk gene encoding nucleoside-diphosphate kinase yields the protein MNRTLAILKPDCVRKNLIGEVIARMQKAKFKIVSMKMVRLTEEAAGEFYAIHRQRPFYKDLVQYMTSGACVPMVLERENAFEEFRKFIGATDPKEAAPGTIRRDFAESKQENIVHGSDSPENAAREISFFFSERELVELL from the coding sequence ATGAATCGTACACTCGCAATATTAAAACCCGACTGCGTCCGAAAAAACTTGATTGGCGAAGTAATCGCACGAATGCAGAAGGCGAAATTCAAAATAGTAAGTATGAAAATGGTGCGTCTGACTGAAGAAGCTGCTGGTGAATTTTATGCGATCCATAGGCAGCGCCCATTTTACAAAGATCTGGTGCAGTATATGACATCGGGAGCGTGCGTCCCGATGGTGCTTGAAAGAGAAAACGCCTTCGAAGAGTTTAGAAAATTCATCGGCGCTACCGATCCGAAGGAAGCAGCACCGGGGACGATACGTCGCGATTTTGCCGAAAGCAAGCAGGAAAACATCGTACACGGATCGGACAGTCCGGAAAATGCCGCCCGGGAGATTTCATTTTTCTTCTCCGAACGTGAGCTAGTCGAGCTTCTTTAG